One Antarctobacter heliothermus DNA segment encodes these proteins:
- the ctaD gene encoding cytochrome c oxidase subunit I, with product MNEREHLPVATGPYPPTEEMLAVPVSKEEQERGKAELRAAWKTPEGWRYFSAVNNTEVGVWYCLTAFAFMLIAGLLALAIRVQLAFPDNTFLDADRFNQFFTMHGSAMMFLFAVPMFEAISILLLPAFCGARDMPFPRLSAFGYWCFLIGGCFVLGSLIFDAGPKAGWFMYPPLATKEEGIGPDVWLLGLSFIEVASIAAAVELIVGSLKCRPPGMRVNIMPLYAWYVMVVGGMILFAFPPLIAGDFLFELERSFDWPFFDPTRGGDPVLWQHLFWIFGHPEVYIVFLPSIAIAAMIVPTVAQRPIVGYSWIVLSAVGTGFLSFGLWVHHMFTTGLPQLSLGFFSAASEAVVIPTGIQLFAFVATLMVGRVKMSLPMLWIAGALAIFVAGGLTGVMLAIVPFNWQVHDTYFIVAHLHYTLFGGMVFPVIAGVYYFYPFFRKKLLSETLGRWAFWLIFTGFNVTFLPMHLTGLRGMPRRIFTYPESAGWGTLNMISTVGAFVIAAGFAVFVYDLLRSKKNQPQIPRNPWGAGTLEFSHDVPDEAWGVRSIPHVTSRYPLWEQDKIVERMDAGRYYLPDAPDHQRETIVTSVIDAKPVYVQRVTGPAWITLWAAGFTGGAFIFPTFHMYAPAIVCGAFAIVCVLYWLWTATARPPKDQMRDVGLGLRLPTYASGPDSVGWWAVWITMLGDATAYASLVFGFFFYWTARPDFPPEGAAHPTGLWVACAAAALFLTWALTVTAREVNRRGGVALARGALLVAMAAAAGGAASLAASVTALDPTTHVYPAIMWALMVWVVVHVGAGVIMLGYCLAGSLFGKLTSLYDADLQNVTLFWHFLVLEALVTATVLGLVPGWLA from the coding sequence ATGAACGAACGTGAACACTTGCCCGTCGCCACAGGCCCCTATCCTCCGACCGAGGAGATGCTGGCAGTACCCGTCAGCAAAGAAGAACAAGAACGTGGCAAAGCCGAATTGCGGGCGGCATGGAAGACGCCTGAAGGCTGGCGCTACTTTTCGGCGGTGAACAACACCGAGGTCGGCGTCTGGTATTGCTTGACCGCCTTTGCCTTCATGTTGATCGCCGGGTTGCTGGCGCTGGCAATACGTGTGCAACTGGCGTTTCCGGACAACACGTTCCTTGATGCCGACCGGTTCAACCAGTTCTTTACCATGCATGGCTCGGCGATGATGTTCCTGTTCGCCGTCCCGATGTTCGAGGCCATTTCGATCCTACTGCTGCCGGCCTTTTGCGGCGCGCGGGATATGCCGTTTCCGCGCCTCTCGGCCTTTGGCTACTGGTGTTTTCTGATCGGAGGGTGCTTTGTTCTAGGCTCGCTGATCTTTGACGCCGGGCCAAAGGCGGGTTGGTTCATGTATCCGCCCCTAGCTACAAAGGAAGAGGGCATTGGGCCGGATGTATGGTTGCTGGGCCTGTCCTTCATCGAGGTCGCCAGCATTGCCGCGGCGGTCGAACTGATCGTCGGCTCGCTCAAATGTCGTCCGCCGGGAATGCGTGTCAACATCATGCCGCTGTATGCGTGGTATGTGATGGTGGTTGGCGGGATGATCCTGTTCGCCTTTCCGCCCCTGATCGCAGGTGATTTCCTGTTCGAGCTTGAGCGCAGCTTTGACTGGCCATTCTTTGATCCGACTCGTGGCGGCGACCCGGTGCTGTGGCAGCACCTGTTCTGGATCTTTGGCCATCCAGAGGTCTACATCGTCTTCCTGCCTTCGATCGCTATTGCCGCGATGATCGTGCCCACCGTCGCGCAGCGGCCGATTGTGGGGTATTCTTGGATCGTGCTCAGCGCGGTCGGCACCGGCTTCTTGTCGTTTGGGCTGTGGGTACACCACATGTTCACCACCGGCTTGCCGCAGTTGTCATTGGGGTTCTTTTCCGCTGCCAGCGAGGCGGTGGTCATTCCTACGGGCATTCAGTTGTTCGCCTTTGTGGCGACACTGATGGTCGGGCGGGTAAAGATGTCGCTTCCGATGCTGTGGATTGCGGGCGCGCTGGCGATCTTTGTGGCGGGCGGATTGACCGGGGTCATGCTGGCCATCGTGCCGTTCAACTGGCAAGTACACGACACCTATTTCATTGTCGCTCATCTGCATTACACCCTGTTTGGCGGCATGGTGTTTCCGGTGATCGCGGGCGTCTATTATTTCTACCCGTTCTTCCGCAAGAAACTGCTGTCCGAAACGCTGGGTCGTTGGGCATTTTGGCTGATCTTTACCGGGTTCAATGTCACCTTCTTGCCGATGCACCTGACCGGGTTGCGGGGGATGCCACGCCGCATCTTTACCTATCCCGAAAGCGCGGGCTGGGGCACGTTGAACATGATCTCTACCGTTGGGGCCTTTGTCATCGCTGCGGGGTTTGCGGTGTTCGTCTATGACCTGCTGCGATCAAAGAAAAACCAGCCACAAATTCCGCGCAACCCGTGGGGGGCGGGTACACTGGAGTTCAGCCATGACGTCCCCGACGAGGCCTGGGGTGTGCGGTCGATCCCGCATGTCACCTCGCGTTATCCGTTGTGGGAGCAGGACAAGATCGTCGAGCGTATGGATGCGGGCCGCTACTACCTGCCGGATGCGCCGGATCATCAGCGCGAAACCATCGTGACCTCGGTTATCGACGCAAAACCGGTGTATGTGCAGCGCGTCACCGGACCGGCCTGGATCACGCTCTGGGCGGCGGGGTTCACCGGCGGCGCCTTTATCTTTCCGACATTCCACATGTATGCGCCAGCTATCGTTTGCGGTGCCTTTGCCATTGTCTGTGTGCTCTATTGGTTGTGGACGGCGACCGCCCGCCCGCCAAAGGACCAGATGCGCGACGTCGGGTTGGGCCTACGTCTGCCGACCTATGCCTCTGGTCCGGATTCGGTCGGCTGGTGGGCGGTGTGGATTACCATGTTGGGGGACGCCACGGCCTACGCCAGCCTCGTGTTCGGGTTCTTCTTTTATTGGACGGCCCGACCCGATTTCCCCCCCGAAGGCGCGGCCCATCCGACAGGGCTGTGGGTGGCTTGCGCCGCTGCGGCGCTGTTCCTGACCTGGGCACTTACTGTCACCGCGCGCGAGGTGAACCGCCGAGGAGGCGTGGCACTGGCGCGTGGCGCGCTGTTAGTGGCCATGGCGGCGGCGGCGGGTGGGGCCGCGTCACTGGCGGCATCCGTGACCGCTTTGGACCCGACCACGCATGTCTATCCGGCAATCATGTGGGCGCTGATGGTCTGGGTCGTGGTGCATGTGGGGGCGGGCGTGATCATGCTGGGGTATTGTCTGGCAGGCAGCCTCTTTGGCAAGCTCACATCGCTGTACGACGCCGATCTGCAAAACGTGACGTTGTTTTGGCATTTCCTCGTGCTTGAGGCGCTGGTGACAGCCACCGTGCTTGGGTTGGTGCCGGGATGGCTGGCATGA
- a CDS encoding cytochrome c oxidase assembly protein, whose protein sequence is MTAAGQIGAGFIGLGLLAVLWLLPLGGWLGSDFPHHMLRHMGLVAVVAPLLVLGFPRATSFFAFSPLLGAVVEFVVVWGWHLPGLHALADGHTVWLIVEQGSFFLAGLLVWAGALRAAEPLAGAGGLLLTSMHMTLLGALIILAPRDLYAEICGRAPDLDAQQIGGFIMLGIGTPVYLISGLLLTGKALKHQEVGL, encoded by the coding sequence ATGACTGCTGCGGGACAAATTGGGGCAGGATTCATCGGGCTTGGCCTGTTGGCCGTGCTCTGGCTGCTGCCGCTAGGCGGCTGGCTGGGGTCCGATTTTCCCCACCACATGCTGCGGCACATGGGTCTGGTGGCGGTGGTTGCGCCGCTGTTGGTGCTTGGTTTCCCACGCGCCACGTCGTTTTTCGCCTTTTCGCCGCTGCTGGGGGCGGTGGTCGAATTTGTCGTTGTCTGGGGTTGGCATCTACCGGGACTGCACGCGCTGGCGGATGGTCACACGGTCTGGCTGATTGTGGAGCAGGGCAGCTTTTTTCTGGCGGGGCTGCTGGTGTGGGCCGGGGCGCTGCGCGCTGCGGAACCGTTGGCGGGCGCGGGCGGGCTGTTGCTGACATCAATGCACATGACGTTGTTGGGGGCACTGATCATCTTGGCGCCACGCGATCTGTACGCGGAAATCTGCGGCCGCGCGCCCGATCTTGATGCGCAGCAGATTGGTGGGTTCATCATGCTTGGGATCGGCACCCCGGTTTACCTGATCTCTGGGCTGCTGCTGACCGGGAAGGCGTTGAAGCACCAAGAGGTCGGGCTATGA
- a CDS encoding c-type cytochrome yields the protein MRQVLQTLAALAAFGAVGAVGVVGFGLYNVSARQGHLPGVGIVLHTTFKQSVRLRAPGPEAVPDTIDHPDRIALGAMHFQTACAFCHSAPGRERSATSRAMNPPPPHIAEIAAAWQPRHLFWIIREGIKMSGMPAWPVPGHEDEIWSVVAYLNAVPDMAVDQKSALPGADMARSTCSDCHGQDGRSTNAFVPRLDILTREQIADALFQYRSGARSSGIMAEVAVVLDDDAITALATRFGRPDGPDSGGDLSLGPANEGRALATRGTDDVPACIACHGPGRRADAPVAPALSGQAQQYLATQLRLWRAGERGGGKRAETMRKAAQDLSDANIEMLADWFAGLDPAR from the coding sequence ATGAGACAGGTTTTACAGACCCTTGCCGCACTGGCAGCGTTCGGGGCGGTGGGGGCGGTTGGCGTTGTCGGTTTCGGGCTGTACAACGTGTCCGCGCGCCAGGGCCATCTGCCCGGCGTCGGCATCGTGCTGCATACCACGTTCAAGCAGTCAGTCCGCCTGCGGGCTCCGGGTCCCGAGGCGGTTCCCGATACCATTGACCACCCTGACCGCATTGCGCTGGGCGCCATGCACTTTCAGACCGCCTGCGCCTTTTGCCATTCGGCGCCGGGTCGTGAGCGCAGCGCCACGTCGCGCGCAATGAACCCGCCACCACCGCATATTGCCGAGATCGCGGCCGCCTGGCAGCCACGCCATTTGTTCTGGATCATCCGCGAAGGCATCAAAATGAGTGGCATGCCGGCTTGGCCCGTGCCGGGCCACGAGGACGAAATCTGGTCGGTTGTGGCCTACCTCAACGCGGTTCCCGACATGGCCGTTGATCAGAAATCGGCGTTGCCCGGGGCGGACATGGCGCGTAGCACCTGTTCCGACTGCCACGGTCAGGACGGGCGCAGTACCAATGCCTTTGTGCCCCGATTGGATATCCTGACCCGTGAACAGATTGCCGACGCCCTTTTTCAATACCGCAGCGGCGCGCGCAGCAGCGGTATAATGGCTGAGGTCGCGGTTGTACTGGACGATGACGCCATCACGGCGCTTGCAACCCGGTTCGGCAGGCCGGACGGTCCCGACTCCGGAGGTGATCTGTCGCTTGGACCCGCCAATGAGGGCAGGGCGCTGGCCACCCGAGGCACCGACGACGTGCCTGCCTGCATCGCTTGCCATGGGCCGGGGCGGCGGGCCGACGCCCCTGTGGCACCTGCCTTGTCCGGACAGGCACAACAGTATCTGGCAACACAGTTGCGACTATGGCGCGCGGGGGAACGGGGAGGCGGGAAACGCGCCGAGACGATGCGAAAAGCAGCGCAAGATCTAAGCGATGCAAACATCGAAATGCTGGCTGACTGGTTTGCGGGGCTGGATCCTGCTCGCTGA
- a CDS encoding LacI family DNA-binding transcriptional regulator, protein MAGPTLSDVADAAGVSYATADRVINKRGNVAQKSIDKVHEAVAKLGYVRNVAAANLSRRRVYRLAFLIPTGSNAFFSRVRGHILQSASHLSADGISVEIVDVSAFSVDALQDSIGELTGCDFDGVAIVGLQNRLLEEPLAELRARGVVIIGLISDLPRECRSAYIGIDNMVAGRTAARVTGMACAARPGAIQTFVGSMEARDHAERLQGFSDVIAADFPHLTVLDPILTKDDPTVLNAAATATLAGGDGVTAFYNVGAGNSGLIDAIANASVARPFCVVHELVTHSKQALIDNHIDLVIDQRPDVEVNRAFAILRSLVDDREPPPMPDLMPTIYVRDNLPADSFNDVMEAQNT, encoded by the coding sequence ATGGCAGGTCCGACATTGAGCGATGTCGCGGATGCGGCGGGCGTCAGCTATGCTACGGCCGATCGAGTCATTAACAAACGCGGGAACGTCGCGCAGAAGTCTATCGACAAGGTGCATGAGGCGGTCGCTAAGTTGGGTTACGTCCGCAATGTTGCAGCCGCCAATTTGTCCCGCAGACGAGTCTACCGTTTGGCGTTCCTGATCCCAACCGGGTCGAATGCGTTCTTCAGCCGCGTCCGCGGCCACATCCTGCAATCGGCCAGCCATCTCAGCGCGGATGGGATCAGCGTCGAGATCGTTGATGTGTCCGCTTTTTCGGTCGATGCCCTGCAGGACAGTATTGGTGAGCTAACCGGGTGTGATTTTGATGGCGTCGCCATTGTTGGATTGCAAAATCGTCTGCTTGAGGAGCCATTGGCTGAGTTGCGCGCGCGCGGTGTTGTGATCATCGGTCTGATATCGGATCTGCCTCGAGAATGTCGGTCAGCCTACATCGGGATTGATAATATGGTGGCGGGGCGCACGGCTGCCCGTGTCACGGGGATGGCATGTGCCGCCCGTCCGGGGGCGATCCAGACATTTGTCGGATCTATGGAGGCGCGGGACCATGCCGAGCGTTTGCAAGGGTTCAGCGACGTGATTGCGGCCGACTTTCCACATCTGACTGTGTTGGACCCGATCCTGACAAAAGACGATCCTACTGTTCTCAACGCCGCAGCTACTGCCACACTGGCTGGAGGAGACGGCGTGACCGCGTTTTACAATGTCGGGGCCGGGAACAGCGGGTTGATCGACGCGATCGCTAACGCCTCGGTTGCGCGGCCATTTTGCGTTGTCCATGAATTGGTAACGCATTCAAAGCAGGCCTTGATCGACAATCACATTGATTTGGTCATCGACCAGCGCCCCGACGTCGAAGTGAACCGAGCCTTTGCCATCTTGCGGTCGCTTGTCGACGACAGAGAACCGCCGCCCATGCCTGACCTCATGCCAACGATCTATGTGCGGGACAATTTGCCCGCTGACTCATTTAACGATGTGATGGAAGCCCAGAATACATGA
- the xylA gene encoding xylose isomerase: MTDFFKDMSRLSFDPDSTGLAFRHYNPDEVVAGKRMEDHLRFAVAYWHSFAWPGGDPFGGQTFDRPWFGDTMDAARLKADVAFEMFDLLNVPFFCWHDADIRPEGDTFAESLRNFEEMIDYLGTKMEASNTKLLWGTANLFSHRRFMSGAATNPDPEIFAWSAATVKNCMDATHKLGGENYVLWGGREGYETLLNTDLRRERQQAGRFLQMVVEYKHKIGFKGAILVEPKPQEPSKHQYDYDVATVYGFLKEFGLEDEVQMNIEQGHAILAGHSFEHELALAASLGIFGSIDMNRNDYQSGWDTDQFPNNVPEVALAYYEVLKAGGFTTGGTNFDAKLRRQSLDPVDLIAGHAGAMDVCARGFKAAVAMLEDGTLEAMRAERYAGWDSAGGKALLDSDFAAIAAKVVDDGINPQPRSGRQEILENIVNRFV, translated from the coding sequence ATGACCGATTTCTTCAAAGATATGAGCCGCCTGTCATTTGATCCCGACAGCACCGGGCTGGCCTTTCGTCACTATAACCCTGATGAGGTCGTGGCGGGTAAGCGCATGGAAGACCATCTGCGCTTTGCGGTCGCGTATTGGCATTCGTTTGCCTGGCCGGGGGGCGATCCGTTTGGTGGGCAAACCTTTGATCGCCCTTGGTTTGGCGACACTATGGATGCGGCCCGTCTGAAAGCCGACGTGGCGTTTGAGATGTTCGATTTGCTGAACGTGCCGTTCTTTTGCTGGCATGACGCGGACATTCGCCCAGAAGGTGATACCTTCGCGGAAAGTTTGCGTAACTTCGAAGAGATGATCGATTATCTTGGCACGAAAATGGAGGCCTCGAACACCAAACTGCTTTGGGGAACGGCAAATCTGTTCAGTCACCGGAGGTTCATGTCCGGCGCGGCGACCAACCCTGACCCCGAGATTTTTGCCTGGTCTGCGGCCACTGTCAAAAATTGCATGGATGCGACCCATAAACTGGGCGGCGAAAACTATGTGCTTTGGGGCGGGCGGGAAGGCTATGAAACCCTGCTGAACACGGACTTGCGCCGGGAACGCCAACAAGCCGGGCGGTTCCTGCAAATGGTGGTCGAATACAAGCACAAGATCGGGTTCAAAGGCGCGATCCTGGTAGAGCCAAAGCCGCAGGAGCCCAGTAAGCATCAGTATGACTATGACGTGGCCACGGTCTACGGGTTCCTGAAAGAGTTCGGTCTAGAGGACGAGGTTCAGATGAACATCGAGCAGGGACACGCGATCCTTGCGGGCCATTCGTTCGAACATGAACTGGCGCTTGCGGCATCGCTGGGCATCTTCGGCTCTATCGACATGAACCGCAACGATTACCAATCAGGTTGGGACACGGACCAGTTTCCCAATAACGTACCGGAGGTCGCATTGGCCTATTACGAAGTCCTGAAGGCTGGCGGGTTCACCACCGGTGGTACGAATTTCGATGCCAAACTGCGCCGCCAATCGCTTGATCCCGTGGATCTGATCGCAGGTCATGCGGGCGCGATGGATGTCTGCGCTCGTGGGTTCAAGGCGGCCGTCGCGATGCTGGAAGACGGCACGTTGGAGGCAATGCGGGCGGAACGCTACGCAGGCTGGGACAGTGCAGGCGGCAAAGCCCTGTTGGACAGTGATTTCGCCGCGATTGCGGCCAAGGTTGTGGACGACGGCATCAACCCTCAGCCGCGCTCGGGCCGACAAGAGATTCTGGAAAACATCGTGAACCGTTTCGTCTAA
- a CDS encoding sugar phosphate isomerase/epimerase family protein, whose protein sequence is MKTIQGPALFLAQFASNEAPFNSWDSITKWAADCGYKGVQVPSWDGRLIDLAKAANSKDYCDEFKGKAAENGVEVTELSTHLQGQLVAVHPAYDAAFDGFADPSVHGNPKARQEWAVDQVKKAISASANMGIKNLASFSGALAWPYIYPWPQRPAGLIETAFDELARRWRPILDHAEDNDVNVCYEIHPGEDLHDGVTFEMFLERVDNHARCNMLYDPSHYVLQCLDYIDNIDIYKDRIKMFHVKDAEFNPTGRQGVYSGYQPWVDRAGRFRSLGDGQVDFGAVFSKMAANDFDGWAVVEWECCLKHPEDGAREGAQFVKDHIIRVTERAFDDFADGGTDEAANRKMLGID, encoded by the coding sequence ATGAAGACCATTCAGGGACCGGCATTGTTCCTGGCGCAGTTCGCCAGCAACGAAGCACCATTCAACTCATGGGACAGTATCACCAAATGGGCCGCAGATTGCGGCTACAAGGGGGTTCAGGTGCCCAGCTGGGATGGCCGTTTGATTGACTTGGCCAAGGCCGCGAACAGCAAAGACTACTGCGATGAATTCAAGGGCAAGGCTGCCGAAAACGGCGTTGAGGTGACCGAGCTCTCGACCCACTTGCAAGGCCAGCTTGTAGCGGTGCATCCCGCCTATGACGCCGCCTTTGACGGCTTTGCCGACCCCTCCGTACACGGCAACCCCAAGGCGCGGCAGGAATGGGCGGTCGACCAGGTGAAGAAGGCGATCTCTGCCTCGGCCAACATGGGGATCAAGAACCTCGCGTCGTTTTCGGGCGCGCTGGCATGGCCCTATATCTATCCGTGGCCGCAGCGCCCCGCTGGTCTGATCGAAACCGCCTTTGACGAGTTGGCGCGGCGCTGGCGGCCCATTCTGGATCATGCCGAAGACAACGACGTCAACGTCTGCTACGAAATCCACCCGGGAGAAGACCTGCACGACGGTGTCACCTTTGAGATGTTTCTGGAGCGTGTCGACAACCATGCGCGCTGCAACATGCTGTATGATCCCAGCCACTATGTTCTTCAATGCCTTGATTACATTGATAATATAGACATCTACAAGGACCGGATCAAGATGTTCCACGTCAAGGACGCAGAGTTCAATCCGACGGGACGACAGGGGGTTTACTCGGGCTATCAGCCCTGGGTCGATCGCGCGGGCCGGTTCCGGTCGCTGGGCGACGGGCAGGTCGATTTCGGGGCAGTCTTCTCGAAAATGGCGGCCAATGACTTTGACGGTTGGGCCGTGGTCGAATGGGAATGCTGCCTGAAGCATCCAGAAGACGGTGCACGCGAGGGTGCGCAATTCGTCAAGGACCACATCATCCGCGTGACAGAACGTGCCTTTGACGATTTCGCTGATGGCGGAACCGATGAGGCCGCCAACCGAAAAATGTTGGGGATCGACTGA
- a CDS encoding Gfo/Idh/MocA family protein, whose translation MARIRLGMVGGGNDAFIGGVHRIASRIDDRFELVAGALSSTPEKSAASAEALGIPRSYGSFEDMAKAEAAREDGIEAVSIVTPNHVHAAAAKAFLARGIHVICDKPLTSTMEDATALEDAVAQSKALFILTHNYTGYPMIRQARDMVASGDLGPIRIVQVEYPQDWLTSSLENEGLKQAEWRTDPTRSGVGGSIGDIGTHAHNLACFVTGLEVESLAADLQAFGVGRTLDDNAHMMLRFTGGARGMLWSSQVAPGNENALKLRVYGEKGGLEWSQEDPNYLWFTPHGEPKRLLTRNGAGATGPSQAVSRIPGGHPEGYLEGFATIYNEAADAIRSVQGGAVRAAAMGVLPGIKAGMDGMRFIGACVASSKNDAAWTKL comes from the coding sequence ATGGCCCGTATTCGTCTTGGCATGGTGGGCGGCGGCAATGACGCCTTTATTGGCGGGGTCCACCGCATCGCATCGCGGATTGATGATCGGTTCGAACTGGTCGCGGGCGCACTGTCTTCCACGCCTGAGAAATCGGCGGCGAGCGCTGAGGCGCTTGGAATTCCGCGGTCCTATGGCAGCTTTGAAGATATGGCCAAGGCAGAGGCCGCACGAGAGGACGGGATTGAAGCGGTGTCTATCGTGACACCCAACCATGTGCATGCGGCTGCGGCCAAAGCCTTTCTGGCGCGGGGCATACATGTAATCTGTGACAAGCCACTGACGTCCACAATGGAAGATGCCACAGCCCTCGAAGACGCAGTGGCCCAATCCAAGGCCCTATTCATCCTGACCCACAACTATACCGGCTATCCAATGATCCGGCAGGCCCGCGATATGGTGGCCTCTGGCGACTTGGGCCCAATCCGCATCGTACAGGTAGAATACCCGCAAGATTGGCTGACTTCATCCTTGGAAAACGAAGGGCTGAAACAAGCCGAATGGCGCACCGACCCGACCCGGTCGGGTGTGGGTGGGTCGATTGGCGATATTGGCACTCACGCCCACAACCTTGCGTGTTTTGTCACGGGGCTGGAGGTCGAAAGCCTTGCCGCTGATTTGCAGGCGTTTGGCGTGGGTAGGACGTTGGATGACAACGCCCATATGATGTTGCGGTTCACCGGTGGCGCGCGCGGCATGCTTTGGTCAAGCCAAGTGGCACCCGGCAATGAAAACGCGCTAAAATTGCGCGTTTATGGGGAAAAGGGCGGGCTGGAATGGTCGCAGGAAGACCCCAACTACCTGTGGTTCACGCCCCATGGTGAACCCAAGCGTCTGTTGACCCGTAACGGTGCCGGTGCAACTGGGCCGTCCCAAGCGGTCAGCCGCATTCCGGGCGGACACCCGGAAGGCTATCTGGAGGGTTTTGCCACAATCTACAACGAAGCCGCGGACGCGATCCGATCTGTTCAGGGCGGTGCCGTCCGTGCAGCCGCCATGGGGGTATTGCCTGGGATCAAGGCCGGGATGGACGGCATGCGTTTTATCGGCGCCTGTGTCGCGTCCTCTAAAAACGATGCGGCGTGGACAAAACTATGA